One genomic segment of Hydrocarboniclastica marina includes these proteins:
- a CDS encoding LysM peptidoglycan-binding domain-containing protein → MMRKLLCTVTAVLLLAGPGAQAEPELRDGHPDRYTVVKGDTLWDISGRFLNEPWYWPEIWQVNPQVDNPHLIYPGDTLALVYVDGQPRITKVQSEPGVVRLSPKVRSTPIQTPVPTIPLDAIEAFLGKTRIVAEEDLANAPYVLQGRDGRLVSGAGDRVYARGKSKGQKVLGVFRRSQAYYDPETEEFLGLEAKAVGQGKVASQDGEVISLDLTQTQEEVVQNDRLLPTADAPITTNFEPSAPDEQIRGVMIAVDGGVKNIGQYDVVTLNRGAREGLEPGDVLAVFKKGEVIRDPNTRELVELPSERAGLLMVFQTYEKLSYGLVLKATRPLALLDEVRNPN, encoded by the coding sequence GTCACCCCGACCGTTACACCGTGGTCAAGGGGGACACGCTCTGGGATATTTCAGGACGGTTTCTGAATGAGCCCTGGTACTGGCCCGAAATCTGGCAGGTCAACCCGCAGGTGGACAATCCGCATCTGATCTATCCAGGCGATACGCTGGCGCTGGTGTACGTTGACGGTCAGCCCCGGATCACCAAAGTCCAGAGCGAGCCAGGTGTCGTCCGGTTGTCGCCGAAAGTCCGCTCCACGCCGATCCAGACGCCCGTACCGACCATTCCCCTTGATGCGATTGAAGCCTTTTTGGGCAAGACCCGCATTGTCGCTGAAGAAGACCTGGCGAACGCGCCCTACGTACTCCAGGGGCGTGACGGACGCCTGGTCAGCGGCGCAGGTGATCGAGTGTATGCCCGTGGCAAAAGCAAGGGACAGAAAGTACTGGGAGTGTTCCGCCGCTCCCAGGCCTATTACGATCCCGAAACTGAGGAGTTCCTCGGACTGGAAGCGAAAGCGGTTGGCCAGGGCAAAGTGGCATCTCAGGATGGTGAAGTTATCAGCCTGGATCTGACCCAGACCCAAGAAGAAGTGGTTCAGAACGATCGGCTGCTGCCGACGGCTGACGCACCGATCACCACCAATTTCGAGCCCAGCGCACCGGACGAACAGATCCGCGGCGTGATGATCGCGGTAGATGGCGGCGTCAAGAATATCGGCCAGTACGACGTGGTTACCCTCAATCGGGGTGCCCGCGAAGGCCTTGAGCCCGGCGATGTCCTGGCTGTGTTCAAGAAGGGAGAAGTTATTCGAGACCCCAATACCCGGGAACTGGTCGAACTGCCATCCGAGCGTGCCGGCTTGCTGATGGTCTTTCAGACATACGAAAAACTGAGCTACGGGCTGGTGTTGAAAGCGACCCGACCGCTGGCGCTGCTGGATGAAGTCAGAAACCCCAACTGA
- the dprA gene encoding DNA-processing protein DprA: MNEREVPRRGLALALLPHAGPQFWQRVLDHWGDPLAVLSASASNLKAIGLRSPGQEAVRAWQNQDLSHPFLQRIEQAGRVCEDLQVTLLAWTDPRYPAALRQIHTPPVALFVRGNVECLGSRQLAVVGSRRATRDGLSNARQFARAVVGHRLAITSGLALGIDGAAHEGALDGDGTTIAVLGTGIDTLYPAHHKDLAERIVAGGGAIVAELPPGSPPRAGHFPRRNRIISGLAQGVLVVEASLASGSLITARLALEQGRDVLAIPGSIHNPQARGCHRLIRDGACLVETVDDILAELNTWTPALSFGDPVPQAETGTAGLMLEAPQGTAGQVWLQLGLDARDTDDLVAQTGLDAGSLLQALLELELEGHIEAVPGGYRRVPASSIARAEPFIDCSETRCPIRP; the protein is encoded by the coding sequence ATGAACGAACGGGAAGTGCCCCGCCGTGGGCTGGCCCTGGCTCTTTTGCCCCACGCGGGACCGCAGTTCTGGCAGCGAGTGCTGGACCATTGGGGTGATCCGCTGGCCGTTCTGAGCGCCTCAGCCTCCAACCTGAAAGCCATCGGACTTCGCTCGCCGGGCCAGGAGGCGGTTCGTGCATGGCAGAATCAGGATCTCAGCCATCCCTTTCTCCAGCGTATAGAACAGGCCGGGCGTGTCTGCGAAGACTTGCAGGTGACACTGCTGGCCTGGACGGATCCACGATACCCCGCCGCCCTGCGGCAGATTCATACCCCGCCCGTCGCCCTCTTTGTGCGGGGTAACGTCGAATGCCTGGGCAGCAGACAACTCGCGGTGGTCGGCAGTCGTCGCGCCACGAGGGACGGGCTCAGCAATGCCCGGCAGTTTGCCCGGGCCGTCGTTGGCCATCGGCTGGCGATCACCAGTGGGCTCGCGCTGGGCATAGACGGCGCAGCCCATGAGGGCGCGCTGGATGGCGATGGCACCACAATAGCGGTACTGGGGACGGGGATCGACACCCTGTACCCGGCCCACCATAAGGATCTGGCCGAACGCATCGTCGCGGGCGGCGGCGCTATAGTCGCAGAATTGCCGCCCGGCAGCCCACCGCGAGCCGGGCATTTTCCCCGGCGCAATCGTATAATCAGCGGCCTGGCCCAGGGCGTACTGGTGGTTGAGGCAAGCCTCGCCAGCGGCTCGCTGATCACTGCCCGGCTGGCCCTGGAACAGGGCCGCGATGTGCTGGCCATACCGGGGTCGATCCATAATCCCCAGGCCCGTGGCTGCCATAGGCTGATCCGCGACGGTGCCTGCCTGGTGGAGACTGTGGATGACATTCTGGCGGAGCTCAACACCTGGACGCCTGCGTTGTCTTTCGGCGATCCGGTGCCGCAAGCCGAGACCGGAACGGCTGGTCTGATGCTCGAGGCACCGCAAGGCACTGCCGGCCAGGTCTGGTTGCAGTTGGGCCTGGACGCCCGTGACACTGACGACCTCGTGGCCCAGACCGGGCTCGATGCAGGCAGCCTTTTGCAGGCCTTGCTGGAGCTTGAGCTGGAGGGACATATCGAGGCGGTACCCGGCGGCTACCGGCGTGTGCCTGCGTCGAGCATTGCCCGCGCGGAACCTTTCATTGACTGTAGCGAGACCAGATGCCCAATCCGACCCTGA